The Episyrphus balteatus chromosome 3, idEpiBalt1.1, whole genome shotgun sequence genome segment TTAACACTCCtcattaaaataaactttttttacatgatgattttttaaagaacatATTTAAGATATTGTTTCGCatgaccaataaaatattcttGACTTTCAAGAGGTAAATTATAGAATTTCCAAACAAAGATTATATTCACGAAAATTTTAGTCTATTAGCACTAATAACTGGACTAAAGCTCTTTATGTAAAAGTTATAATTACTTTACCATTAACGTTTTATGTATTCGAACAGATTTTCTAAATCGAAAATCTGTTcgtgtttttatttgattaatcgTATCttacataggtacatatatttCGAAGCTATAATTATTCAgttcaaagtaaaatattaattttcagatgttttttaaataaaaaataattttttaaataaaaaattaaataaaaaaatgcaatacaGGCTTTTTTACTTGAAACATTTACTTCAACTTATTgtgaaaatatttgcaaaaaaaaaaaaatccaaaaaatataactttttttttagtccattactttttacttgcgatataggtactatatatcaagttatgcattcgtacaaaaaaaaaaaagttgagataacatttttccatgacattacgatgatagacaatgcgaaaaaagtgggtcccggaagtccgtctgtccgtctgtctgtcagtctgtcagtctgtcagtctgtcagtctgtcagtctgtcagtctgtcagtctgtcagtctgtcagtctgtcagtctgtcagtctgtcagtctgtcagtctgtcagtctgtcagtctgtcagtctgtcagtctgtcagtctgtcagtctgtcagtctgtcagtctgtcagtctgtcagtctgtcagtctgtcagtctgtcagtctgtcagtctgtcagtctgtcagtctgtcagtctgtcagtctgtcagtctgtcagtctgtcagtctgtcagtctgtcagtctgtcagtctgtcagtctgtcagtctgtcagtctgtcagtctgtcagtctgtcagtctgtcagtctgtcagtctgtcagtctgtcagtctgtcagtctgtcagtctgtctgtctgtctgtataaggaactagagcctaaacggatggaccgattgacttcaaacttgctatgtagcagtttttagagactctccagaggggtttttggaattaatttttttggaccaaaaataacggtacctgtcatacaaaaatttcggaaaagtttaatttcacgaaaacggctccaacgattttgttaaaaaaattcaaatgttagtttttaaacaagatctatcttttgaagaaaatttttttttttgaaaatcattattaacggtacctgccataggaccgcttttttcaaatcggattttctgcaaaactacttattgtatttcaacgaaattttttatacaaaagcatttatacaattttaatataagccaaaaataaaattttgaaaaaaatattttttggatttttaaaaaaattttgaaattttttttttgaaaaatcaaattttcgaaaacgggacattgaatttttttgaaattttgtttttagatgttgattagttatttctacaaaatggcataccagttttatttttaaacttttttttcaaaaaattatttataaaaaattagttttttaaaaaacggctctaacgattttgaaaattttttttctaaaaatgcaccttaatatatcaaataaaattgcatacttgttttgtggggcggattttctgcaaaactacttattgtatttcaacgaaattttttatacaaaagcatttatacaattttaatataagccaaaaataaaattttgaaaaaaataatttttggatttttaaaaaaattttgaaattttttttttgaaaaatcaaattttcgaaaacgggacattgaatttttttgaaattttgtttttagatgttgattagttatttctacaaaatggcataccagttttatttttaaacttttttttcaaaaaattatttataaaaaattagttttttaaaaaacggctctaacgattttgaaatttttttttctaaaaatgcaccttaatatatcaaataaaattgcatacttgttttgtggggcgatttgatttcagatattgttttatttttttgaaaaatgaatttttgttttgtttttttttttttttttttttatatacctacatttcccaagtttctatataaaaagtcttaaatatttaagcaacttgaactctaagagcaagttcgtgcgacccagtcgtgcattttatttttatatgacacccttcaataaattttataacatctgaaagcttattgtttcagctcaaaatgtttatatcgaccatgtctatacaacatctacaaaaagagctagaacttttttaacccaattagttttcaaaaaaaagcaaaacaatgaatcttttttctcttctaacgccatttaatccattttttaaatgacaacctataataaatttaatatcagCAGGTGGCaatggcacagaggaataggtAGATGTCTTCAGAGCtagacatcgtgggttcgagcccaacggtcggctcagaagttttttctaaatggccagcttaactgaagccacctatGCGATAAttatgagacaattttcaactaagTCTcctcctcctctgtgccacgtagttatatgttatatgttctttctttgTGTCTATCTGTCTCTCTCTTGTGTCATTGTCTTGTGTTGTCTCAGCTAAATGGCCTCAGTTGCCGCGCTGATATAAGTGTCAGTAGTTCGTACATTTATGTACTTTGTactataatataataataataataaaaatttaatattattattgtttcaacttttatatgacgcttcaatcatatttctaccatgcctacaacaaaaagtaagaattttttaaagccaaccatgtcgaaatttcaaactgagattacggtacttccttcactggtggctggtcatcggcaacagatcttcacaggtggtttgaggtatttttcaagtttttcaattaaacattatataacttgtagagcacgtaccatgtgtgataaattaaatgaaaggtaatattatcagcgtgcgtattaaagttaaagaaatttgttatgagctctagatcaaaagatataacgtgtttaaaaaaagaacatctcagaattttgaatatgaaattaattgaaattttgcacagttGTGCTTGtgaaattcgtaaaaaataaacGTACTTGCCCTTGCAGTTTAGAGAACCTATTTATAATTATGTATTATATGCTTATACTTTTATCAAAGTTTtctttgtttctttaaaaaatttcactagGTTCGgcgatatgtttttttttttgatatatttttattttttcttcagaaGTAAGGCACTTTGCTATAAAACGTGTTTAAATAAACCGTACGTACCCCGCCCATTGATCCCAAACCTACGTTAAAGCCGATACCTATTCTTCAGACCCATGAAtgcttttcacttttttttaggaTAGGTAACGAAGGTACCTATCGATGACTTTTAGCTATTGTTCCCGTACAAAACTTGGTTTCTGGAATGTGTGGACGCTCTTCGATGCTCGAAACGAAGGACCCCCAGCTTCTTCCAATCAGAGGGAATACATAATTCAAGTAGAAATATTCTATATGCAAACAAATAATTCGAAATTTTTACTTAATCTGGTTTCTGAAAAGAGAATAATTATGTTTTTCGATATGCTCTTTCAGTTACAATGAATCAATTTCGGTTCTCCCTTCCATTTGCATCCACACTCAACATATTCGAGGCAATATCTTTGAGTGGGTTGGGGCTTCAATTAAACATGTTCCAATTCATAGCCCTATCACCATTATaacacatttaaaataaattgcacgactggggtcgcacgtacttgctcttatgcttaaagtaactataatgttaaagcttttcattcaagaaatttaaaatttgatactttgaagaaatttcataagtagtataaaaaaaattaaatctgtttttataattaattaaactccgttttaaattatcttaaaaaaaataaaaaatatgccattttatttcttgtataaaaaggtatttttagaaaaaaattttcgaaaattgtaggagccgttttttaaaaaaataattttttatatataaaaattttttaacatttttcaaaaaaaaagttggtatgccattttgaagaaataattaatttacacataaaaactaaatttcaaaatttttcattgattcgttttcaaaaaattgatttttcaaaaaaaaattttgaaatatttttaaaaaaaccaaaaatgcgttttttgaatattttctaaaattttaatattatctttacttacacacttttgtataaaaattttcatttaaatcgggttaattttgtacgagatattcagaaacgaaaaaaaccgttctatgacaggtaccgttaataacggtacaaaaaatattttttttatttaaaaagttggctattatgtgtagtactacacacaaaaattttaatcaaaatcgttagagccgtttttgaaaaaaattaacttttctatttccgttatatggcaggtaccgttagttttggtcataaaaaaaaaatttcaatttcccctctagggaatcaccaaaaactgctaaccaccaagtttgaagaaaatcacttcactcgtttaggctgcagctccagatagagacagacacacagacagacagacagacagacagacagacagacagacagacagacagacagaattgccggacccacttttttggcattctccatcatcgtaatgtcatgtaaaattgttatctcgagttcgattttttttacgaatcctaaacttgccctatagtacctatatcgcaagtaaaaaaattgaaaacagaaACAATTATCTATTCTAGAGTTCGtgcatcagctcttttgtttcgaTGTaaacatttaaacttttttttaaatatttattctttttgcaagtttttccaACTCGtacaatattaaattattgattaTATGTGCATTTTCATGGCTTAAGTTAGTATAATTGTCATTTGTGTACCTGCAGAATTGGAAAAAATCAGcgaaaaagttgatttttaaatCAACTCAATTTTGTAATGTTAAAACAAAACGTCAATTTATTGctgttttctatatttttatagATTACCACATAAATCAGCCACCATTAGACctatttaaatcaaaagaaaaaaatgttgaacaaaacaaaaaaaaaaaaaaggaaaacaaaaaaactattttaaaataatttttacttttttactttttaatgcgagtttttttttgtattttttattaaaattttaacaaaaaaaaaaaaaattactaaaattactttaatacttatataattcaattaaaataccACTTAAAATATATAGATTAATATTACTTAATACATACTTAACtgggattttgttttattattattttatttttgacaagaaatcggtattttttttttatttttgtattttttattggaatgtgactagaaaaagaacaaacttaATAAAATGAACCGCAccttaacttttaaaaatatccacCTTATACTGAGGCActctaataataattattataactccttttttttaacaatagaacttgtattaaaaaaattacaaagaagaaattaaattataaataaaaaaataaattaaataataaattgagaTCCACACAAATGAACGCGTGCTTTTGTTAAAACACACCCGTAACTTCTTGTTGTTGTGGTTGATACTGATGATGACTCTGCTGATGATGATACAAATTAGTCGTATCCATTTGAATATTCCAAACATTATCCCTTCCAGTGTTGCTGTAGAAAAAATCAGGACTTGAATGACCACTATCaacttgttgttgttgctgatatTGTGATACCGATTGCTGTTTAACAAGATTATTATCAAACATTGACTGATAATTATCCGAAAACGCTGGCGATGACATACTCTGTGTAAAGGACTCATTTGGATCTACATAATTTGGAGTactagttgttgttgttgttgtatcaTAAACtgtattataaatattttcatcaaaaaatgatttgaaattatccAAAATACTGTTGCTAGTTGTTGAAATGTTTTGACTTGTATTCGTCTGACAAGTTTGACTCATATCTGTCAAAGTCATTGATGGCAGGTAATAATCATCTGAACTgcttgctgatgatgatgaagttGATGTGAGGCTTGAGGTATCATCACAACTCTCATATATCCATTTCGGATTCAATTGATGATGACTTGTTGTTGTCGAAATTTGTCCTTGATCCATAACCGATGATGTTGGTGAAGTTTGGTAATACATTCCATTTGACGATGGTGATGAGTAATAATTTTGTGTTGAACCTGATGAATTTTGATAATAAAGGATATCATTGTTGGTCATGGGATCCTTTTGATGAccttgatgatgatgatgatgatgaaggtCATCATGTTGGTAAATAGTATTTTGTGAATTAAAATGTTCATTTGAATTTGGCCAAGCATAAATTGGAGTTCCATCTGATTGATAGCTTGGCGATCCATTGATTGCTGTTACATTTGTCACAATTGATCTGCATTGGCAATTCGAAATTGGACATTGACACTTTTTCTTTGGAGAGAAATTATCACTCAGAATTTTCGACGAAGTACGTTTTGTTGTTCCTCTTAAGCTACATAATTTATTATTCAAGGCAGCATCTCTGGCAAGCATCATGGCCAAACTTCTAACCCGACGGCCACCACCACCCAATAAACGTCTAGCTTCACTGGAGCCCTTAGCTTCGGGTCGGGGATGGTCATGGGTTCCTTTGGCTTGGAAGAATATTGCATCTCCGGCTTGACGCCAAAAGTGTGTCACTGGATAACCACAATGTCCTCGGCAAGCTTGAATTTCCAAACGACCAGTACAATttctgtaaaaattaaaaaaaaaaaaattacaaattttgatTAGTCTTGGGAATCTCAAGGATTTGACAGGAAAGgttaaaattttacacttttaaaaatgtctatAACCTTAACAAAACACCTACCTATTTGGGCATTGTTTTCCTTGTTGTTTCCTCCGAGCTTTGTCACAAATAGCCGGCCTCAAATGAACACTATTTCCATTCGGTAGCTTACATTTAGCCGTACACAATAGAACACCCaagcaactttttttcaaaatattcacaTTATGATTATTGGTATTTCTCATTGCCCAACCGGATGCATGTTTTTTAGCATCTTCACTTGCCGACGAATACACTAAACGACAATGTCCATTTGACCATTCATTAAATTCATCAAAATCACTAACCGCTGGCACAATTGTATCATTTATATCCCAGTCTATGCTGATGCGTGATTTTGTTGGTGGTGGACTTGTACCACCACCGTTATTAAGCACTGTCAACGAACTTATTATCACCATTTTtgtacgaaaatttttatatattttttttcacaaaaaattaaaaaaaaaaaaaaaaaattgaaataaaaatacaactttaaaacttgatatcttttttatttgtcaactttttctATATCGGTTTTCGGTACAAGACTTGTTACAAACGTCCGAACCCAACGACTGCGCAATGTAAACTGATTCCCTCATCAGAAGTGACTTTCCTAAGTCCCTTCTCTCGTGACAGCGGAGTTGCAAgtctttttactttattttaggGATGGTTGGGTTTTTGGTATGG includes the following:
- the LOC129915219 gene encoding transcription factor glial cells missing, with translation MVIISSLTVLNNGGGTSPPPTKSRISIDWDINDTIVPAVSDFDEFNEWSNGHCRLVYSSASEDAKKHASGWAMRNTNNHNVNILKKSCLGVLLCTAKCKLPNGNSVHLRPAICDKARRKQQGKQCPNRNCTGRLEIQACRGHCGYPVTHFWRQAGDAIFFQAKGTHDHPRPEAKGSSEARRLLGGGGRRVRSLAMMLARDAALNNKLCSLRGTTKRTSSKILSDNFSPKKKCQCPISNCQCRSIVTNVTAINGSPSYQSDGTPIYAWPNSNEHFNSQNTIYQHDDLHHHHHHQGHQKDPMTNNDILYYQNSSGSTQNYYSSPSSNGMYYQTSPTSSVMDQGQISTTTSHHQLNPKWIYESCDDTSSLTSTSSSSASSSDDYYLPSMTLTDMSQTCQTNTSQNISTTSNSILDNFKSFFDENIYNTVYDTTTTTTSTPNYVDPNESFTQSMSSPAFSDNYQSMFDNNLVKQQSVSQYQQQQQVDSGHSSPDFFYSNTGRDNVWNIQMDTTNLYHHQQSHHQYQPQQQEVTGVF